The following are from one region of the Aquipuribacter nitratireducens genome:
- a CDS encoding DNA-directed RNA polymerase subunit beta', protein MLDVNFFDELRIGLATADNIRAWSHGEVKKPETINYRTLKPEKDGLFCEKIFGPTRDWECYCGKYKRVRFKGIICERCGVEVTRAKVRRERMGHIELAAPVTHIWYFKGVPSRLGYLLDLAPKDLEKVIYFAAYMITSVDDEARHRDLSSLETGILNEKAEIEKRRDADIEERAKKLETDLAELEAEGAKADVRRKVREGAEREMSQMRRRATQELDKLEAVWDRFKNLKVQDLEGDEQLYREMRLRFGMYFEGGMGAAALQKRLETFDLDAEAASLRETIATGKGQKKTRALKRLKVVSAFLSTTNSPMGMVLDCVPVIPPDLRPMVQLDGGRFATSDLNDLYRRVINRNNRLKRLLDLGAPEIIVNNEKRMLQEAVDALFDNGRRGRPVTGPGNRALKSLSDMLKGKQGRFRQNLLGKRVDYSGRSVIVVGPQLKLHQCGLPKQMALELFKPFVMKRLVDLNHAQNIKSAKRMVERSRSVVWDVLEEVIAEHPVLLNRAPTLHRLGIQAFEPQLVEGKAIQIHPLVCTAFNADFDGDQMAVHLPLSAEAQAEARILMLSSNNILKPSDGRPVTMPTQDMIIGLYHLTKDVEGAVGEGRAFSSVSEALMAHDRGEIHVGAKVQIRFTDVTPAEGEQLPEGWVEGEPLRLTTTLGRALFNEALPEGFAFVNYTVDKKKLSAIVYDLAERYPKVQVAATLDALKEAGFHWATRSGTTVALSDVIPPANKTQILEAYEARADKVQSQYERGLITNDERRSELIEIWTEATDTVAKAMEENLTDTNTIYRMVTSGARGNMMQMRQIAAMRGLVANPKGEIIPRPIKANFREGLSVLEFFISTHGARKGLADTALRTADSGYLTRRLVDVSQDVIVREEDCGTERGLVMPIASENAEGVLAKDEHVESTVYARNLAVDVEVDGAVVATANTDLGDVVIDRLVAAGVREVKVRSVLTCESHVGTCARCYGRSLATGKLVDIGEAVGIVAAQSIGEPGTQLTMRTFHTGGVAGDDITQGLPRVVELFEARTPKGNAPIAEVTGRVRLERNEADVVTAVVVVPDDGSDEVEVAVGQRAKLLVKDGDSVVVGQQLVAGVVDPKQVLRLLGPRKVQQHLVDEVQRVYRSQGVTIHDKHIEVIVRQMLKRVTIIDSGDSDLLPGELTERARFETSNREVVRNGGKPASGRPELMGITKASLATESWLSAASFQETTRVLTDAAMNAKSDPLVGLKENVIIGKLIPAGTGLSRYRDVTVEPTEEAKAAMYTLPSYDDDYAPFGTGSGQAVPLEDLDFGGSYR, encoded by the coding sequence GTGCTCGACGTCAACTTCTTCGACGAGCTCCGTATCGGCCTCGCCACCGCGGACAACATCCGTGCGTGGTCGCACGGCGAGGTCAAGAAGCCCGAGACGATCAACTACCGCACCCTGAAGCCGGAGAAGGACGGGCTCTTCTGCGAGAAGATCTTCGGTCCCACCCGGGACTGGGAGTGCTACTGCGGCAAGTACAAGCGGGTCCGCTTCAAGGGCATCATCTGCGAGCGCTGCGGCGTCGAGGTGACCCGCGCCAAGGTGCGCCGTGAGCGGATGGGCCACATCGAGCTCGCCGCGCCCGTCACCCACATCTGGTACTTCAAGGGCGTGCCGAGCCGGCTCGGCTACCTCCTCGACCTCGCGCCGAAGGACCTCGAGAAGGTCATCTACTTCGCCGCGTACATGATCACGAGCGTCGACGACGAGGCGCGCCACCGCGACCTGTCGAGCCTCGAGACCGGCATCCTCAACGAGAAGGCCGAGATCGAGAAGCGCCGCGACGCCGACATCGAGGAGCGCGCGAAGAAGCTCGAGACCGACCTCGCCGAGCTCGAGGCCGAGGGCGCCAAGGCCGACGTGCGCCGCAAGGTCCGCGAGGGCGCCGAGCGCGAGATGTCGCAGATGCGCCGCCGCGCCACCCAGGAGCTCGACAAGCTCGAGGCCGTCTGGGACCGCTTCAAGAACCTCAAGGTCCAGGACCTCGAGGGCGACGAGCAGCTGTACCGCGAGATGCGGCTGCGCTTCGGCATGTACTTCGAGGGCGGGATGGGTGCCGCGGCGCTGCAGAAGCGCCTCGAGACCTTCGACCTCGACGCCGAGGCCGCGTCGCTGCGCGAGACCATCGCCACCGGCAAGGGCCAGAAGAAGACCCGCGCCCTCAAGCGGCTCAAGGTCGTCTCGGCGTTCCTGTCGACGACGAACTCGCCCATGGGCATGGTGCTCGACTGCGTCCCGGTCATCCCGCCGGACCTGCGCCCCATGGTGCAGCTCGACGGCGGCCGCTTCGCCACCAGCGACCTCAACGACCTGTACCGCCGCGTCATCAACCGGAACAACCGGCTCAAGCGGCTCCTCGACCTCGGTGCGCCCGAGATCATCGTCAACAACGAGAAGCGCATGCTCCAGGAGGCCGTCGACGCGCTGTTCGACAACGGCCGCCGCGGCCGGCCCGTCACGGGCCCGGGCAACCGTGCGCTCAAGTCGCTGTCCGACATGCTCAAGGGCAAGCAGGGCCGGTTCCGCCAGAACCTGCTGGGCAAGCGCGTCGACTACTCCGGCCGCTCGGTCATCGTCGTCGGCCCGCAGCTCAAGCTCCACCAGTGCGGCCTGCCCAAGCAGATGGCGCTGGAGCTGTTCAAGCCGTTCGTCATGAAGCGGCTCGTCGACCTCAACCACGCCCAGAACATCAAGTCCGCCAAGCGGATGGTCGAGCGCTCGCGCTCGGTCGTGTGGGACGTGCTCGAGGAGGTCATCGCGGAGCACCCCGTGCTGCTCAACCGCGCCCCGACCCTGCACCGCCTCGGCATCCAGGCCTTCGAGCCGCAGCTGGTCGAGGGCAAGGCCATCCAGATCCACCCGCTCGTCTGCACCGCGTTCAACGCGGACTTCGACGGTGACCAGATGGCCGTGCACCTGCCGCTGAGCGCGGAGGCGCAGGCCGAGGCCCGCATCCTCATGCTGTCGAGCAACAACATCCTCAAGCCGTCCGACGGCCGGCCGGTGACCATGCCCACGCAGGACATGATCATCGGGCTGTACCACCTGACGAAGGACGTCGAGGGCGCGGTGGGCGAGGGCCGGGCCTTCTCCTCGGTGTCCGAGGCCCTGATGGCGCACGACCGCGGCGAGATCCACGTCGGGGCCAAGGTGCAGATCCGCTTCACCGACGTCACGCCGGCGGAGGGGGAGCAGCTGCCCGAGGGCTGGGTCGAGGGCGAGCCGCTGCGGCTCACCACGACGCTCGGGCGCGCGCTGTTCAACGAGGCGCTGCCCGAGGGCTTCGCGTTCGTCAACTACACCGTCGACAAGAAGAAGCTGTCGGCGATCGTGTACGACCTCGCCGAGCGCTACCCCAAGGTGCAGGTCGCGGCGACGCTCGACGCGCTCAAGGAGGCGGGCTTCCACTGGGCCACCCGGTCCGGCACGACCGTCGCGCTCAGCGACGTCATCCCGCCCGCCAACAAGACGCAGATCCTCGAGGCGTACGAGGCGCGCGCGGACAAGGTGCAGAGCCAGTACGAGCGGGGCCTCATCACGAACGACGAGCGGCGCAGCGAGCTCATCGAGATCTGGACCGAGGCCACCGACACCGTCGCGAAGGCGATGGAGGAGAACCTCACCGACACCAACACGATCTACCGGATGGTCACCTCCGGCGCCCGCGGCAACATGATGCAGATGCGTCAGATCGCCGCCATGCGAGGCCTGGTGGCGAACCCGAAGGGCGAGATCATCCCGCGGCCCATCAAGGCGAACTTCCGCGAGGGCCTGTCGGTGCTGGAGTTCTTCATCTCCACGCACGGCGCCCGCAAGGGCCTCGCGGACACCGCGCTGCGCACCGCCGACTCCGGGTACCTCACCCGTCGTCTGGTGGACGTCAGCCAGGACGTCATCGTCCGCGAGGAGGACTGCGGCACCGAGCGCGGCCTCGTCATGCCGATCGCGAGCGAGAACGCCGAGGGCGTCCTCGCGAAGGACGAGCACGTCGAGTCCACGGTCTACGCCCGCAACCTCGCGGTCGACGTCGAGGTGGACGGCGCGGTCGTCGCCACCGCCAACACCGACCTCGGCGACGTCGTCATCGACCGGCTCGTCGCGGCGGGCGTGCGCGAGGTCAAGGTGCGCTCGGTCCTCACGTGCGAGTCGCACGTCGGCACGTGCGCGCGCTGCTACGGACGCTCCCTGGCCACCGGCAAGCTCGTCGACATCGGCGAGGCCGTCGGCATCGTCGCGGCGCAGTCCATCGGCGAGCCCGGCACCCAGCTGACCATGCGGACCTTCCACACCGGTGGTGTGGCCGGCGACGACATCACGCAGGGTCTGCCCCGCGTCGTCGAGCTGTTCGAGGCCCGCACCCCGAAGGGCAACGCGCCCATCGCGGAGGTCACCGGCCGGGTGCGCCTCGAGCGCAACGAGGCCGACGTCGTCACCGCGGTCGTCGTGGTGCCGGACGACGGCAGCGACGAGGTCGAGGTCGCCGTCGGGCAGCGCGCGAAGCTCCTGGTCAAGGACGGCGACTCCGTCGTCGTCGGCCAGCAGCTCGTGGCCGGTGTCGTCGACCCCAAGCAGGTGCTCCGCCTCCTCGGGCCGCGCAAGGTGCAGCAGCACCTCGTGGACGAGGTCCAGCGGGTCTACCGCAGCCAGGGCGTGACGATCCACGACAAGCACATCGAGGTCATCGTCCGCCAGATGCTCAAGCGGGTGACGATCATCGACTCCGGCGACAGCGACCTGCTGCCGGGCGAGCTCACCGAGCGCGCGCGCTTCGAGACGTCCAACCGCGAGGTCGTCCGCAACGGCGGCAAGCCCGCCAGCGGCCGCCCGGAGCTCATGGGCATCACGAAGGCGTCGCTCGCGACGGAGTCGTGGCTGTCCGCGGCCTCCTTCCAGGAGACGACCCGGGTGCTGACGGACGCGGCGATGAACGCCAAGTCCGACCCGCTCGTCGGCCTCAAGGAGAACGTCATCATCGGCAAGCTCATCCCCGCCGGCACCGGCCTGTCGCGCTACCGCGACGTCACGGTCGAGCCGACGGAGGAGGCGAAGGCGGCGATGTACACCCTGCCGAGCTACGACGACGACTACGCGCCGTTCGGCACGGGCTCCGGTCAGGCCGTCCCGCTCGAGGACCTCGACTTCGGCGGCTCCTACCGCTGA
- the rpsL gene encoding 30S ribosomal protein S12, with amino-acid sequence MPTIQQLVRKGRQDKPVKNSTPALKGSPQRRGVCTRVYTTTPKKPNSALRKVARVRLSNGIEVTAYIPGVGHNLQEHSMVLVRGGRVKDLPGVRYKIVRGSLDTQGVKNRKQARSRYGAKKEKG; translated from the coding sequence GTGCCCACGATCCAGCAGCTGGTGCGCAAGGGCCGCCAGGACAAGCCGGTCAAGAACTCGACGCCCGCGCTCAAGGGCTCGCCCCAGCGCCGCGGCGTCTGCACGCGCGTCTACACGACCACGCCCAAGAAGCCGAACTCGGCGCTGCGCAAGGTCGCCCGCGTCCGGCTGTCCAACGGCATCGAGGTCACGGCGTACATCCCCGGCGTCGGCCACAACCTCCAGGAGCACTCGATGGTGCTCGTGCGCGGCGGCCGCGTGAAGGACCTCCCGGGCGTGCGCTACAAGATCGTCCGCGGCTCGCTCGACACCCAGGGCGTGAAGAACCGCAAGCAGGCACGCTCCCGTTACGGCGCGAAGAAGGAGAAGGGCTGA
- the rpsG gene encoding 30S ribosomal protein S7, translated as MPRKGPAPKRPLVVDPVYSSPLVTQLVNKVLLDGKKSVAERTVYGALEGARAKTGNDPVIILKRALDNVKPALEVRSRRVGGSTYQVPVDVRPARSTTLALRWLVSFARARREKTMTERLMNEILDASNGLGASVKRREDMHKMAESNKAFAHYRW; from the coding sequence ATGCCTCGTAAGGGCCCCGCCCCCAAGCGGCCGCTGGTCGTCGACCCGGTCTACAGCTCCCCGCTGGTCACCCAGCTGGTCAACAAGGTGCTGCTCGACGGCAAGAAGTCCGTCGCCGAGCGCACGGTGTACGGCGCCCTCGAGGGTGCCCGCGCCAAGACCGGCAACGACCCGGTCATCATCCTCAAGCGCGCGCTCGACAACGTGAAGCCCGCGCTCGAGGTCCGCTCGCGCCGCGTCGGCGGGTCCACCTACCAGGTGCCGGTCGACGTGCGCCCCGCGCGCTCGACGACGCTGGCGCTGCGCTGGCTCGTCTCCTTCGCCCGCGCCCGCCGCGAGAAGACGATGACCGAGCGCCTCATGAACGAGATCCTCGACGCGAGCAACGGCCTCGGCGCCTCCGTGAAGCGCCGCGAGGACATGCACAAGATGGCGGAGTCGAACAAGGCGTTCGCCCACTACCGCTGGTGA